Below is a window of Roseofilum reptotaenium CS-1145 DNA.
CAACATTAGTAATATTAACTGCTGTATAAGGTGGTATATCTAGGCTAGTAAGCGCTGAATCAACTATCATCCTAAACATCAACGCTTGATAAAAACTCTCATGACGCTTTAAGGAAACTTCCTGCTGCCGTCTCACCTCCCGTGCTAATTCCCAGAAGGAAGTATTTGTACTGAAAGTGTGAAACGATGTTATGGCGCTAGCCAGTTGGCCTAGGTTTTCATTGCTGATTGCTGGCTTCAAATGTCTTCGGAGATCGGCAGAAGACAAACAGGATATAGACTTTTTCTCGCCTGCTCTGATTTTTCTGGCTGCGGCGAATATAAGGGCCGCAGACAAAGCACCATTGACTGTTGTCTTTTCTTGACGACAACGTAAAATCAGTTGCTGGGTAACCTGGGCATCTAAGTGTCTATAAATATTGCCAGTACGACGTAACTCAACAGGTACAGCCTTCTCAAAACTTAAGCCTTTTGGTCGGTGCCAAATCCTTTTGAACAGAAGTCGCAACAGAAACAACACGCTGTTGATATTACCCCTGAAGCCTTTTGCTGATGGGGGCAATAACTCATCTATAGGGGGAAGCGACGGTAAGCTGGGCGCTGGCACCACGGGTTCACCAAAGGCAATTTTCGAGCAGTAGGTCAAGATTTGTGAATATAACTCGATACTCGATAGGCCATCACAGATAGCGTGGTTTATTGTGATAATCAGATGGCTTGTAGTGTTTTCGCTTTGCTCGGGCCCTTGAACAAGTACAGCTCGCAATAGAACTTCACTACTCTCAATTTTGGTGTTGAGTTCTTCGAGAATGGTTTCTTGCCATTGTTCCTCATGCTTTTTATCCACAACCCGCAAAGGAATCTGTTTGGCACCCGTTTCAAAACGGAGATTATCTATATCACCAACGATGCGAGAATTAAGCCGAGAGTGATGAGTTTGGACAAGAGCGAGTGCCTTTTCAACAATTTCTGCACTCAGGGGACCTACAATTCGGCCGATAACCACTATATTGGATGAGCTAGTCAAGCGATTTAGTATTTCCATCACTTGTTCAGCGCCACAGAGTTTTCTATTGTCAATCATAAATATCTCCTCTGGAGTTAGCACCTACTTTGAATATACCAATTTTGGCAGTAGGGGCGAATCGCCATTGCCCCTACTGAGTAGGGTGGTTCTGCGTAAGTCTTGTCCGTCTAAACTTAGGAAGTATTTAGAGCAACTCATTCTACCACTATTTTCGATAGTTGGTA
It encodes the following:
- a CDS encoding phthiocerol/phthiodiolone dimycocerosyl transferase family protein, with protein sequence MIDNRKLCGAEQVMEILNRLTSSSNIVVIGRIVGPLSAEIVEKALALVQTHHSRLNSRIVGDIDNLRFETGAKQIPLRVVDKKHEEQWQETILEELNTKIESSEVLLRAVLVQGPEQSENTTSHLIITINHAICDGLSSIELYSQILTYCSKIAFGEPVVPAPSLPSLPPIDELLPPSAKGFRGNINSVLFLLRLLFKRIWHRPKGLSFEKAVPVELRRTGNIYRHLDAQVTQQLILRCRQEKTTVNGALSAALIFAAARKIRAGEKKSISCLSSADLRRHLKPAISNENLGQLASAITSFHTFSTNTSFWELAREVRRQQEVSLKRHESFYQALMFRMIVDSALTSLDIPPYTAVNITNVGRVNIPRIYGQFELSEISFSVAQATFGGVFITAVTTFEGKMFLHFPFSEPVISQETIETLADSVLSCLVDVSS